In Nitratireductor thuwali, a genomic segment contains:
- a CDS encoding carbohydrate ABC transporter permease — protein MGGDSRYLGLAYVAPYIAGLLIFTAIPFIASFYLSFTDYNLLSKPRWSGLDNYTELFTRDRTFKKSLRVTLLYVLLTVPLKLVFALFIAYILNYRLKFINFFRTAYYVPSILGGSIAVAVLWRYIFADSGLVNMVITALGGEPVNWFGDPDNALFTITLLRLWQFGSAMVIFLAALQSIDKTLYEAAAIDGAGKWHTFVYITLPLITPVIFFNLIMQMVQAFQEFNGPYVITQGGPLKSTYLLPLYIYEEAFKKFDMGYASAIAWVLFAIIMVLTLIAFWSSRHWVYYAGDKRS, from the coding sequence ATGGGCGGCGACAGCAGATATCTCGGCCTTGCCTATGTGGCGCCTTACATTGCCGGGCTGCTGATCTTTACCGCGATCCCGTTCATCGCGTCCTTTTATCTGAGCTTTACCGACTACAATTTGCTGAGCAAGCCGCGCTGGTCGGGCCTCGACAACTACACGGAACTGTTCACCCGCGACCGGACCTTCAAGAAATCCCTGAGGGTCACGCTTCTCTACGTGCTCCTGACGGTGCCGCTGAAGCTCGTCTTCGCGCTGTTCATCGCGTATATCCTGAACTATCGGCTGAAATTCATCAATTTCTTCCGGACGGCCTATTACGTGCCGTCGATCCTCGGCGGATCCATCGCGGTTGCGGTGCTGTGGCGCTACATCTTCGCCGATTCCGGCCTGGTGAACATGGTCATCACGGCGCTTGGCGGCGAGCCGGTCAACTGGTTCGGCGATCCCGACAATGCGCTCTTCACCATCACGCTGCTGCGCCTGTGGCAGTTCGGCTCGGCCATGGTCATCTTCCTCGCCGCGCTGCAAAGCATCGACAAGACGCTCTATGAGGCGGCGGCGATCGACGGGGCTGGCAAGTGGCATACCTTCGTCTATATCACGCTGCCGCTCATCACGCCGGTCATCTTCTTCAACCTGATCATGCAGATGGTGCAGGCGTTCCAGGAGTTCAACGGCCCCTACGTCATCACCCAGGGCGGGCCGCTGAAATCGACCTATCTCCTGCCTCTCTACATCTACGAGGAAGCCTTCAAGAAGTTCGACATGGGCTACGCCTCGGCGATCGCCTGGGTGCTGTTCGCCATCATCATGGTGCT
- a CDS encoding alpha-galactosidase — protein MHDFEDQKSLAVAYIGGGSLNWATKLMGDIAQDGTLVVDMRLYDIDFAAAERNARLGRRIAEAGRGKPARYTAHERIEDALDGADVVVISILPGTLETMASDIALPERYGIRQSVGDTVGPGGFVRAMRSIPMLAEIAQSIRACCPDAYVCNLTNPMSALTGTLYAVFPGIKAWGECHEVTKLRHIVAWLANRKAGSVSYSFRDVEVNVLGINHFTFVDRAVVGGVDMLQDYLDFARTHRASGWRATPIDPDNEQERCFLDHNMVKFDLASRFGIAAAAGDRHLAEFVPQTWYLDRNEEFGFGLTPVDYRMRERDEKRRVAAELDAGAPLPPLDVSEEALVAEIKALAGGAPHVTNVNLPNRGQLSGFAEGIVVETNARFSAGGIQPLHSGRLPEALELIVKPHAERQTALVAAVLEGRRDDLFPLFLGDPLVAPLGPDKAQDLFGQMVAATAEFLPEALKRAG, from the coding sequence ATGCATGATTTTGAAGATCAAAAGAGCCTTGCGGTAGCGTATATCGGCGGAGGCTCGCTCAACTGGGCGACCAAACTGATGGGCGACATCGCCCAGGACGGCACGCTGGTCGTCGACATGCGCCTCTACGACATCGATTTCGCCGCCGCCGAGCGCAACGCCCGTCTCGGGCGGCGCATCGCGGAGGCCGGCAGGGGCAAGCCGGCCCGCTATACGGCGCATGAGCGCATCGAGGATGCGCTCGACGGTGCCGATGTGGTCGTCATCTCGATCCTGCCGGGCACTTTGGAGACGATGGCCTCCGACATCGCCCTGCCGGAACGCTACGGCATCCGCCAGTCGGTCGGCGACACGGTCGGGCCGGGCGGCTTCGTGCGCGCCATGCGGTCCATTCCCATGCTGGCGGAGATAGCGCAATCGATCAGGGCATGCTGCCCGGATGCCTATGTCTGCAACCTTACAAATCCGATGTCGGCGCTGACGGGGACGCTCTACGCCGTTTTCCCGGGCATCAAGGCGTGGGGCGAGTGCCACGAGGTGACCAAGCTGCGGCACATCGTGGCATGGCTCGCCAACCGCAAGGCGGGCAGCGTCAGCTACAGCTTCCGCGATGTCGAGGTGAACGTGCTTGGCATCAACCATTTCACCTTCGTCGACCGCGCCGTGGTCGGCGGTGTCGACATGTTGCAGGATTATCTGGATTTCGCCCGGACCCATCGCGCGTCCGGCTGGCGCGCGACGCCGATCGATCCCGACAACGAGCAGGAGCGCTGCTTCCTGGACCACAACATGGTCAAGTTCGACCTTGCCTCGCGGTTCGGCATTGCCGCGGCGGCAGGGGACCGGCACCTGGCCGAGTTCGTGCCCCAGACCTGGTATCTCGATCGCAACGAAGAGTTCGGCTTCGGGCTGACGCCCGTGGACTACCGCATGCGCGAGCGGGACGAAAAGCGGCGCGTGGCGGCGGAACTCGATGCCGGCGCGCCCTTGCCGCCGCTCGACGTTTCCGAGGAAGCGCTGGTGGCGGAGATCAAGGCGCTGGCCGGCGGCGCGCCGCATGTGACCAACGTCAACCTGCCCAATCGCGGCCAGCTTTCCGGATTTGCCGAGGGCATCGTGGTGGAGACCAATGCACGGTTTTCCGCCGGCGGCATCCAGCCGCTGCATTCGGGCCGGCTGCCCGAGGCGCTGGAACTCATCGTCAAGCCGCATGCCGAGCGCCAGACCGCACTGGTCGCGGCGGTTCTCGAGGGCCGGCGGGACGATCTGTTCCCGCTGTTCCTCGGCGACCCGCTGGTCGCTCCCCTCGGCCCCGACAAGGCTCAAGACCTGTTCGGCCAGATGGTGGCGGCTACGGCCGAGTTCCTTCCGGAAGCGTTGAAAAGGGCCGGCTGA
- a CDS encoding helix-turn-helix domain-containing protein: MEKTEGGVLAGIPENALKLNLTRSAIKMQHPRTWRVDKSNTVHDLIVCLSGSGSYVVDDSAYTLTPGDAMLIPAGSHFVGWHASGEAYTGVAQHFTLDVFGRHDLISQMHIERIVRFSRWPLLEPVIRYYHDIAPASSTTLLQHHLFMFILIEFLEDAFIAWNTPPVGAVSTADGISLSIMLAAARITAEPLDEGICERVVAEAPYNPEYFKREFRRQIGWTPRKFQEFKRMERAMNILASGNTVSDTAALVGYSDVYYFSRMFKRHIGTSPVGYKLAVQENQNGRFPRGEEDGQVMYPLVQRLE, encoded by the coding sequence ATGGAGAAAACTGAAGGTGGCGTTCTGGCCGGCATCCCGGAGAACGCCCTGAAGCTCAACCTGACGCGCTCCGCCATCAAGATGCAGCACCCGCGGACATGGCGCGTCGACAAGTCGAACACCGTTCACGACCTCATCGTGTGCCTGAGCGGCAGCGGCAGCTATGTCGTCGACGACAGCGCCTACACGCTGACGCCGGGCGACGCCATGCTGATACCGGCTGGCAGCCATTTCGTCGGCTGGCATGCTTCCGGCGAGGCCTATACGGGCGTGGCGCAGCACTTCACGCTCGACGTCTTCGGCAGGCACGACCTCATCTCGCAGATGCACATCGAGCGGATCGTGCGCTTTTCGCGCTGGCCGCTGCTGGAACCGGTGATCCGCTACTATCACGACATCGCCCCGGCATCCTCGACGACGCTCCTGCAGCACCATCTCTTCATGTTCATCCTGATCGAATTCCTGGAGGATGCCTTCATCGCCTGGAACACGCCGCCGGTGGGCGCCGTGAGCACCGCCGACGGCATCTCGCTCAGCATCATGCTGGCCGCCGCCCGGATAACGGCCGAGCCGCTCGACGAGGGGATCTGCGAGCGCGTCGTCGCCGAGGCGCCCTACAACCCCGAATATTTCAAGCGGGAGTTCCGCCGCCAGATCGGCTGGACGCCGAGAAAGTTCCAGGAGTTCAAAAGGATGGAGCGGGCCATGAACATACTCGCCAGCGGCAACACGGTCAGCGACACCGCCGCCCTCGTCGGCTATTCCGACGTCTACTACTTCTCGCGCATGTTCAAGCGCCACATCGGCACCAGCCCGGTCGGCTACAAGCTTGCCGTCCAGGAAAACCAGAACGGCCGGTTCCCGCGCGGGGAGGAGGACGGCCAGGTCATGTACCCGCTGGTGCAACGGCTGGAATAA
- a CDS encoding mannitol dehydrogenase family protein, which translates to MEAGLPADLPRLSRPLENRPRPGIVHLGLGAFFRAHGALYVEEAMRHSGGDWGIVGVSLVRPAQRDALAPQGFAYTAVELGPEGQSRRVVEIVRDVLVAREDPQAVLNAMSDASIRIVSLTVTEKGYCHEPSTGALNRSHPDIVNDLENPESPRSAPGFLVRALARRRQAGLRPFTVLCCDNLPDNGRMVRGVVLELAGLIDPALERWIAEEGAFPSTMVDRIVPATKEEDIERLASETGVLDLSPVMHEPFRQWVVEDDFVDGDRPDLEAVGVEIVKEVAPFEHMKLRCLNGTHSALAYLGYLAGHETIADTVADPVFAGFVRHLWAREIIPSLTPPEGVDLAAYAQALFDRYANPAIRHRTWQIAMDGSQKLPQRILGTISDNIEAGRPCDGLILAVAGWMRYVGGIDEKGAAIDVRDPLADRLRQLSESADGADAKVEALLSVREVFPAGLAADARFAGPLKEAYAALADEGARKCAAGVAG; encoded by the coding sequence ATGGAGGCTGGCTTGCCCGCTGATCTGCCGCGCCTTTCGCGCCCGCTGGAAAACCGTCCCCGTCCTGGCATCGTGCATCTGGGCCTCGGCGCCTTCTTCCGGGCCCACGGCGCGCTCTATGTCGAAGAGGCGATGCGGCATTCGGGCGGCGACTGGGGCATTGTCGGCGTGAGCCTCGTGCGCCCCGCCCAGCGCGACGCGCTGGCGCCGCAGGGCTTTGCCTATACGGCGGTGGAGCTCGGCCCGGAAGGGCAGTCGCGCCGGGTGGTCGAAATCGTGCGCGATGTCCTGGTCGCCAGGGAAGATCCCCAGGCGGTGCTGAACGCCATGAGCGACGCGTCGATCCGCATCGTGTCGCTGACGGTTACGGAGAAGGGCTATTGCCATGAGCCCTCCACCGGCGCGTTGAACCGCAGCCACCCGGACATCGTCAACGATCTGGAGAACCCTGAGAGCCCCCGGTCGGCGCCGGGTTTCCTCGTGCGCGCTCTGGCGCGGCGCCGGCAGGCGGGGCTGAGGCCGTTCACCGTGCTTTGCTGCGACAACCTTCCGGACAATGGCAGGATGGTGCGCGGCGTGGTGCTGGAACTTGCCGGGCTCATCGACCCGGCGCTCGAGCGCTGGATCGCGGAGGAGGGGGCGTTCCCCTCGACCATGGTCGACCGCATCGTGCCGGCGACGAAGGAAGAGGATATCGAGCGACTGGCGAGCGAGACGGGCGTCCTCGACCTTTCTCCGGTCATGCACGAGCCCTTCCGGCAATGGGTCGTCGAGGACGATTTCGTCGATGGCGACCGGCCGGACCTGGAGGCTGTCGGCGTCGAGATCGTGAAGGAAGTCGCACCCTTCGAGCACATGAAGCTGCGCTGCCTCAACGGAACGCATTCCGCGCTGGCCTATCTCGGCTATCTGGCGGGCCACGAGACCATTGCCGACACGGTGGCCGATCCCGTCTTCGCCGGTTTTGTCCGGCACCTGTGGGCCAGGGAGATCATCCCGTCGCTGACGCCGCCGGAAGGGGTGGACCTTGCAGCCTATGCGCAGGCGCTTTTCGATCGCTACGCCAATCCGGCAATCCGCCACCGCACCTGGCAGATCGCCATGGACGGTTCGCAGAAGCTGCCGCAGCGCATTCTGGGAACGATAAGCGACAATATCGAGGCCGGCCGTCCATGCGACGGCCTCATTCTCGCGGTCGCCGGCTGGATGCGCTATGTCGGCGGTATCGACGAGAAGGGCGCGGCGATCGACGTGCGCGATCCGCTGGCCGACCGGCTCAGGCAGTTGAGCGAGAGCGCCGACGGCGCCGACGCGAAGGTCGAAGCCCTGCTCTCCGTGCGCGAGGTGTTCCCGGCCGGGCTCGCCGCCGATGCGCGCTTTGCGGGGCCGCTGAAGGAGGCCTATGCCGCGCTGGCCGACGAGGGCGCGCGCAAATGCGCGGCGGGTGTCGCGGGATAG
- the kduI gene encoding 5-dehydro-4-deoxy-D-glucuronate isomerase, with translation MLSVETRHAIDPATARGFDTEALRRNFHVGGIFADGEIKLIYTHYDRMIVGGAVPAGKDLVLDEVPQCGTDTILARREMVVVNIGGEGIVRAGSDYAMAKGDMLYLGMGSGPVTFSGGGRFYILSAPAHKTLPSRLIRIDEAARIDLGSQATSNERTIHQFVHPEVMESCQLVVGMTKLHNGSVWNTMPAHVHDRRMEAYLYVDLPEDQMAVHLMGEPTETRHMIVRNEEGAISPPWSIHSGAGTASYAFIWAMAGDNVNYKDVEMVGMGDMR, from the coding sequence ATGCTTTCCGTCGAGACCCGTCATGCCATCGACCCCGCGACCGCGCGCGGCTTCGATACCGAAGCGCTGCGCCGGAATTTCCATGTGGGCGGCATCTTCGCCGACGGCGAAATCAAGCTGATCTATACCCATTACGACCGCATGATCGTCGGCGGCGCGGTGCCGGCCGGCAAGGACCTCGTGCTTGACGAGGTGCCGCAATGCGGCACCGACACCATCCTGGCCCGGCGGGAGATGGTCGTGGTCAATATCGGCGGCGAAGGCATCGTGCGGGCGGGCTCGGACTACGCCATGGCCAAGGGCGACATGCTTTACCTGGGCATGGGGTCGGGACCCGTCACCTTCTCGGGCGGCGGGCGCTTCTACATCCTGTCGGCGCCGGCTCACAAGACCCTTCCCTCGCGCCTCATCAGGATCGACGAGGCGGCGCGCATCGACCTCGGCTCGCAGGCCACCTCCAACGAGCGCACGATCCACCAGTTCGTGCATCCCGAAGTGATGGAATCCTGCCAGCTCGTGGTCGGCATGACGAAGCTCCACAACGGCTCCGTCTGGAACACGATGCCGGCCCATGTGCATGACAGGCGCATGGAAGCCTATCTCTATGTCGACCTGCCGGAGGACCAGATGGCCGTTCATCTGATGGGCGAGCCGACCGAGACGCGGCATATGATCGTGCGCAACGAGGAGGGCGCGATCTCGCCGCCCTGGTCGATCCATTCCGGTGCCGGAACGGCTTCCTACGCCTTTATCTGGGCGATGGCCGGCGACAATGTGAACTACAAGGACGTCGAGATGGTGGGCATGGGAGACATGCGCTGA
- a CDS encoding cupin domain-containing protein codes for MTNAYLRAFPATDAGGNVTRRVLSDSPELMVVEFAFAEGGVGALHSHPHVQATYVQAGRFEFTIAGETFEVGPGDSFVVPSGAEHGCRALEPGVLVDSFTPRRDDFL; via the coding sequence ATGACGAATGCATATTTGCGGGCGTTTCCCGCCACCGACGCCGGCGGCAACGTCACGCGCCGGGTGCTGTCCGACAGTCCGGAACTGATGGTGGTGGAATTCGCGTTCGCGGAGGGCGGCGTCGGCGCGCTGCACAGCCATCCGCATGTGCAGGCGACCTATGTGCAGGCCGGCCGTTTCGAGTTCACCATCGCCGGCGAGACCTTCGAGGTGGGACCGGGCGATTCCTTCGTCGTTCCCTCCGGCGCCGAACATGGTTGCCGGGCGCTGGAGCCGGGCGTGCTGGTCGACAGCTTCACCCCCCGCCGCGACGACTTTCTGTAA
- a CDS encoding TRAP transporter large permease codes for MEIYILFGTFVFLLLIGTPVAFCLGVSSLATALYMGMPPLIVFQRLNSGVSVFALMAIPFFIYAGVLMVRGDIARRLVALAGSWVGSFRGGLGQVNIVASVLFGGVSGSAAADASAIGGLMIPQMKDKGYDVDYAVNVTVVSSIIALMLPPSHNLIIYSISGGGRISIADLFTAGIIPGLILALSLMIAAWFVAKRRDYPTDPFPGFRIMGSLFVSAVPGLILIAIIFGGVRSGVFTASESSCVAVVYALLVTVLAYRSLSWAAFVEATFAAVRTTAMVLLVIGCAAAFGWLLAFLRVPASLVAFLQGVSENPLIILLMINIVLLILGTFMDMSPLIVITTPIFLPVAMAFGVDPVHFGIIMILNLGIGLCTPPVGAVLFVGCAVGQIPVWQVVRTIWPFYLAAIATLLLVTYVPALSLWLPQLFR; via the coding sequence GTGGAAATCTATATTCTCTTCGGGACATTCGTGTTCCTGCTGCTTATCGGAACGCCGGTCGCCTTCTGCCTGGGCGTCTCCTCCCTTGCGACCGCGCTCTATATGGGCATGCCGCCGCTGATCGTGTTCCAGCGCCTGAATTCGGGCGTCTCGGTCTTCGCGCTGATGGCCATTCCCTTCTTCATCTATGCCGGCGTGCTGATGGTGCGCGGCGACATCGCCCGCCGGCTGGTGGCGCTGGCCGGCTCCTGGGTCGGCAGCTTCCGAGGCGGCCTCGGCCAGGTCAACATCGTCGCTTCCGTGCTGTTCGGCGGCGTTTCCGGCTCCGCCGCGGCGGATGCCTCGGCCATCGGCGGCCTGATGATCCCGCAGATGAAGGACAAGGGCTACGACGTCGACTATGCGGTCAACGTCACCGTCGTCTCGTCGATCATTGCGCTGATGCTGCCGCCTTCGCACAATCTGATCATCTACTCGATTTCCGGCGGCGGGCGCATCTCGATCGCCGATCTCTTCACCGCGGGCATCATACCGGGGCTGATCCTGGCGCTGTCGCTGATGATCGCGGCCTGGTTCGTCGCCAAGCGCCGGGACTATCCCACCGACCCGTTCCCCGGCTTCCGCATCATGGGCTCGCTGTTCGTTTCGGCGGTGCCGGGGCTCATCCTCATCGCCATCATTTTCGGCGGCGTGCGCTCGGGCGTCTTCACCGCTTCGGAAAGCTCCTGCGTCGCGGTCGTCTATGCGCTGCTGGTGACGGTGCTCGCCTACCGCTCGCTCTCCTGGGCGGCTTTCGTCGAGGCGACGTTCGCCGCCGTGCGCACCACCGCGATGGTGCTGCTGGTCATCGGCTGCGCGGCGGCGTTCGGCTGGCTGCTCGCCTTCCTGCGCGTGCCTGCCTCGCTGGTGGCATTCCTGCAGGGCGTGTCGGAAAATCCGCTGATCATCCTCCTGATGATCAATATCGTGCTGCTGATACTGGGCACGTTCATGGACATGTCGCCGCTGATCGTCATCACCACGCCGATCTTCCTGCCCGTGGCCATGGCGTTCGGCGTCGATCCGGTCCATTTCGGCATCATCATGATCCTCAATCTGGGCATCGGCCTGTGCACGCCGCCGGTCGGCGCGGTGCTGTTCGTAGGGTGTGCGGTCGGCCAGATCCCGGTCTGGCAGGTGGTGCGCACGATCTGGCCATTCTACCTGGCCGCGATCGCGACCTTGCTGCTGGTCACCTATGTGCCGGCGCTGTCGTTGTGGCTGCCGCAGCTTTTCCGCTAA
- a CDS encoding TRAP transporter small permease: MQARMLKVARVLGVVSRISLWISATGLVLMTAFIAWQVFGRFVLNNSPTWTEPASLLLMGWFIFLGAAVGIREGYHLSFDVLLYVIPLKAKSVLRTVSDLVVAGFGFGMAWYGADLAMKTWDSTMPSLGLPDGVSLIALSCGGVLIVVFSTERIARRMAGLPTAHFGETELPKD; this comes from the coding sequence TTGCAGGCAAGAATGTTGAAAGTGGCGCGCGTGCTGGGCGTCGTCTCGCGAATCTCGCTTTGGATATCGGCGACGGGCCTGGTGCTGATGACCGCCTTCATCGCCTGGCAGGTATTCGGGCGTTTCGTGCTCAACAACAGCCCCACCTGGACCGAACCGGCATCGCTGCTGCTGATGGGCTGGTTCATCTTTCTCGGCGCCGCCGTTGGCATCCGCGAGGGATATCATCTGAGCTTCGACGTTCTGCTCTACGTCATCCCCCTGAAGGCGAAGTCGGTGCTGCGGACGGTTTCGGACCTCGTGGTCGCCGGCTTCGGCTTCGGCATGGCCTGGTATGGGGCGGACCTTGCGATGAAGACATGGGACTCCACCATGCCCTCCCTCGGCCTGCCGGACGGCGTGTCGCTGATCGCGCTGTCGTGCGGCGGCGTTCTGATCGTCGTCTTCTCGACTGAACGCATTGCCCGGCGCATGGCCGGTCTTCCCACCGCGCATTTTGGCGAAACCGAACTGCCAAAGGATTAG
- a CDS encoding TRAP transporter substrate-binding protein: MVGLKTLKKALISGAALAVLSISAHAADLVLRSSDTHPDGYPTVEAVKYMGKLVEERTDGRIGIEVFHSAQLGEEKDTIEQTRFGVIDMNRVSLGPFNNLIEETRVPSLPYIFRSVEHMHKVMDGEIGQDILDAFEEHGLIGLAFYDGGARSFYNSKKPITSKEDLAGMKFRVMQSDLFVDMVDALGANATPMPYGEVYSSIQTGVIDGAENNWPSFESSGHYEVAGYYTLDEHLIVPEVLVISKTSWDKLSPEDQEILRQAAKESVPYMRKLWAEREAASEAKVREAGVEIISDIDKTPFIEAMEPVYEKHVTSEKLKDLVERIRAVE; the protein is encoded by the coding sequence ATGGTTGGTTTGAAAACGCTTAAAAAAGCCCTGATCTCCGGCGCGGCACTCGCCGTTCTATCGATCTCGGCCCATGCCGCCGATCTCGTGCTGCGGTCCTCGGACACGCATCCGGATGGCTATCCGACCGTCGAGGCGGTCAAATATATGGGCAAGCTCGTCGAGGAACGCACCGATGGCCGCATCGGCATCGAGGTGTTCCACTCGGCCCAGCTCGGCGAGGAAAAGGACACGATCGAGCAGACGCGCTTCGGCGTGATCGACATGAACCGCGTAAGCTTGGGCCCCTTCAACAATCTGATCGAGGAAACCCGCGTCCCCTCGCTGCCCTATATCTTCCGCTCGGTGGAGCACATGCACAAGGTGATGGACGGCGAGATCGGCCAGGACATCCTCGACGCCTTCGAGGAGCACGGCCTTATCGGCCTTGCCTTCTATGATGGCGGCGCACGCTCCTTCTACAACTCCAAGAAGCCGATCACCTCGAAGGAAGACCTGGCCGGAATGAAGTTCCGCGTCATGCAGTCGGATCTGTTCGTCGACATGGTCGACGCGCTGGGGGCCAACGCCACGCCGATGCCCTATGGCGAGGTCTATTCCTCGATCCAGACCGGCGTCATCGACGGCGCGGAAAACAACTGGCCGTCCTTCGAATCCTCGGGCCATTACGAGGTCGCCGGCTACTACACGCTCGATGAGCACCTGATCGTGCCGGAGGTGCTCGTCATCTCGAAGACGAGCTGGGACAAGCTGTCGCCGGAAGATCAGGAAATCCTGCGCCAGGCGGCGAAGGAATCGGTGCCCTACATGCGCAAGCTCTGGGCCGAGCGCGAGGCCGCATCGGAAGCCAAGGTCCGCGAGGCGGGCGTCGAGATCATCTCCGACATCGACAAGACGCCCTTCATCGAAGCCATGGAACCGGTCTATGAAAAGCATGTCACCAGCGAAAAGCTGAAGGATCTCGTCGAGCGCATCCGCGCCGTCGAATAA
- the uxaC gene encoding glucuronate isomerase, whose translation MALLDEDRLFPAEARTRSLARGLYEEVKALPIVSPHGHTDPRWYAEDEAFPDPARLFVTPDHYVFRMLFSQGISLDALGVPRADGSVGETDGREIWRLFAQNYHLFRGTPSRLWLDHSFQEVFGLDVPLSAKTADEYYEHIDACLKKPEFRPRALFERFNIEAIATTESPLDDLRWHHMIRQSGWSGKVVTAYRPDAVVDPEFEGFAANVVRFGELTGCDTESWEGYLEAHRRRRAFFKEYGATSTDHGHATARTENLSAQEAARLFAKALVGECTPEEADAFRGHMLTEMARMSLEDGLVMQIHPGAFRNHSTGMMVRHGRDKGFDIPTRTDYVRALKPLLDAVGTEPGLTIIVFTLDETSYARELAPLAGVYPALKLGPAWWFFDSPEGMRRYREMTTETAGFYNTVGFNDDTRAFCSIPARHDVARRVDCAYLATLVAEGRLGLEEAGEVAHDLAYRLAKQAYRL comes from the coding sequence TTGGCGCTTTTGGACGAAGACAGGCTGTTTCCGGCGGAGGCGCGCACACGCAGCCTGGCGCGGGGCCTGTACGAGGAGGTCAAGGCGCTTCCCATCGTCAGCCCGCACGGCCATACCGATCCCCGCTGGTATGCCGAGGACGAAGCCTTTCCCGATCCCGCCCGGCTTTTCGTGACGCCCGATCACTACGTCTTTCGGATGCTGTTCTCGCAAGGGATCAGCCTCGACGCGCTCGGCGTGCCGAGGGCCGACGGCAGCGTCGGCGAGACCGACGGGCGCGAGATCTGGCGGCTTTTCGCGCAGAACTATCATCTGTTTCGCGGCACGCCCAGCCGCCTGTGGCTGGACCACTCCTTTCAGGAAGTTTTCGGCCTGGACGTCCCCCTTTCGGCAAAGACGGCCGATGAGTATTACGAGCATATCGATGCCTGCCTCAAGAAGCCGGAGTTCCGCCCGCGCGCCCTTTTCGAGCGCTTCAATATCGAGGCGATCGCCACCACGGAAAGCCCGCTCGACGACCTGCGCTGGCACCACATGATCCGGCAGTCCGGCTGGAGCGGGAAGGTGGTGACGGCCTACAGGCCGGACGCCGTCGTCGATCCCGAATTCGAGGGATTTGCCGCCAATGTCGTCCGTTTCGGCGAATTGACCGGGTGCGACACGGAAAGCTGGGAGGGCTATCTGGAAGCCCATCGCAGACGCCGCGCCTTCTTCAAGGAGTATGGCGCGACCAGCACCGATCACGGCCATGCGACGGCGCGCACCGAAAACCTTTCCGCGCAGGAGGCGGCGCGGTTGTTCGCCAAGGCGCTTGTCGGCGAATGCACCCCGGAGGAGGCGGATGCCTTTCGCGGGCATATGCTGACGGAGATGGCGCGGATGAGCCTGGAGGACGGGCTGGTCATGCAGATACATCCCGGCGCCTTCCGCAACCACTCGACCGGCATGATGGTGCGCCATGGCCGCGACAAGGGCTTCGACATTCCCACCCGCACGGACTACGTGCGCGCGCTCAAGCCGTTGCTGGACGCGGTGGGCACGGAGCCGGGTCTGACGATCATCGTCTTCACGCTGGACGAGACTTCCTATGCGCGCGAGCTGGCGCCGCTGGCCGGCGTCTATCCGGCCCTGAAGCTCGGCCCTGCCTGGTGGTTCTTCGACAGTCCGGAGGGCATGCGCCGCTACCGCGAGATGACCACCGAAACCGCGGGCTTCTACAATACTGTCGGTTTCAACGACGACACACGCGCCTTTTGTTCGATACCCGCCCGCCACGACGTGGCCCGGCGGGTCGACTGTGCTTACCTCGCCACGCTGGTCGCCGAAGGGCGGCTCGGCCTGGAAGAGGCAGGGGAGGTCGCCCACGACCTCGCTTACAGGCTTGCCAAGCAGGCTTACCGGCTATGA
- a CDS encoding GntR family transcriptional regulator — protein MLEQLPRRQIEELRAPSVTDLVFDTLYRQVVELKIEPGTKLSEAEVSKLMGVSRQPVRDAFYRLSQLGFLLVRPQRATTVTQISVRAVHEARFVRTALELETVRAAAARLEKPQIQELDALIDEQRKAVKAGDKVLFHELDDDFHRRICHMSGHGYTWKLIRDYKAHMDRVRYLSLSFGAELALNDHIALMDALRVHDVEGAATVIREHLSRISGIIGRIRESHGQYFLDEE, from the coding sequence GTGCTCGAACAACTTCCACGCCGCCAGATCGAGGAGTTGCGTGCCCCGTCGGTGACGGATCTCGTTTTCGACACGCTGTACCGGCAGGTGGTGGAGTTGAAGATCGAGCCAGGCACCAAGCTCTCGGAAGCGGAAGTCTCCAAGCTCATGGGCGTCTCGCGCCAGCCCGTGCGCGATGCCTTCTACCGCCTGTCGCAGCTCGGCTTCCTGCTGGTGCGCCCGCAGCGGGCGACGACGGTGACGCAGATCTCGGTGCGCGCGGTGCACGAGGCGCGGTTCGTGCGCACGGCGCTGGAGCTGGAAACGGTGCGGGCCGCCGCCGCCCGCCTGGAAAAGCCGCAGATTCAGGAGCTCGACGCCCTCATCGACGAGCAGCGCAAGGCGGTGAAGGCCGGCGACAAGGTCCTGTTTCACGAGTTGGACGACGATTTCCACAGGCGGATCTGCCATATGTCCGGCCATGGCTACACCTGGAAGCTCATCCGCGACTACAAGGCGCATATGGATCGGGTGCGCTATCTCAGCCTTTCCTTCGGGGCGGAGCTGGCGCTCAACGACCACATTGCGCTGATGGACGCGTTGCGTGTGCATGATGTCGAGGGTGCTGCCACGGTCATCCGTGAGCACCTGTCGCGCATCTCCGGCATCATCGGCCGCATCCGGGAAAGCCACGGGCAGTATTTCCTCGACGAGGAATAG